Part of the Notamacropus eugenii isolate mMacEug1 chromosome 5, mMacEug1.pri_v2, whole genome shotgun sequence genome is shown below.
gagaaaactgaggtctagtagaggcttgcccacagtcacacaaacTAAGAGAACAAGTGAAAaatcaaacctaggtcctctgactatTTTTCTCATGTCCTTTCTATGACGATTACAAGAACCCAGGATACAGTTCCAATCTGACTtcatgaaaaggaggaaaagaattcccTCAACCTTGTTCCATGAGCCCAAACAATGTTGCCTTACCTTCTTTAAccaatctcttctccctttttccctcacACCATTCCACCTcacactaaaaaacaaacaaaaaaatccctcaCAAATAGTTATGTTCAAAGTTGTCTATCAAAGAGGTTTGCTTATGTAAGAGAGTGTTTGTATTTACAGAGAAAACATCTCAGCATATTTCTTTctgatgacttttaaaatctctcCTCTGAACAAATGGCAGCTATATTCTCTGAATGTAGTTCctggatcagagatttagagttggaaaattACTTGGAGGTTTTCTTGTtcactatcttcattttacaaatgagactgATGTCCACAGAGATTAATTGACTAGGAAATACACATGGTGAGATTTAGTCATGTTTTTCTgtactccaagttcagcattctatgcACTACAGGAAACAGTGTTGCTTCATAACAGCTCAAAAacctcatattcttttttttaaaaggaacacTATTTTTAACTGTTTTATTCGTTTTTAATAATGGCTATACTCTGTCAAAAATGTgatataaataggaaaaaatatgactCTCTCTTATCTTCTTTGGGCTtcaatttcatagaatcatagaacttcTGATCTCTTAAATGTCCTTGAGAATATCTGATTTAgcgcattttacagttgatgaaaatGAGGCTGACAGTAAAATGAACTGTTCACCACTGTTAGAAAGTAGTAAAGCATGGACCAAACATAGGTGTTGCGTTTGTTACCTATGCTAACtttgtttcttatctgtaaagtcaTTAGTCACACTGCATTATTTccaaaggtttttcttttctgaaacggAATGATTTTCTGACAAGATCTCTAAACTGTGAATAACACTTCTGTTGTTCTTTTAACAGAGCAAAAGAAGGATGATGATCTAATGAATTGGGTAAAGATCGGGgccaaaaaattatttaaacatATTCCTGATGATTTGACGGTGCAAGGTGTTTTTAATCCAAACCAGATAAGGAATATGAAAGAACAATTTTCATCAGTAAGGGACAGGAGTGGAGACTTGGCTAAGATTGTCACAGACAAAAGTGACCAAATTGGCCAAATTATTATCAAAAGGGTATTGGAAGCCTCAAAACTGCTGCATTCAGGTAAGAGTCAATGGCATGACCTGAAAGACTTATATCATGTTATCTCTCCTCTCATAATCCCCCTTGTATCTAGAACCCAGTATCTGGCTTCATTATTATTCTAGAAGGCACAGGAAAAATAGATTGATTCCATCCTCAAGGTGTTTCAGTTCTGGTATTCCAATGACCTCCTTTCACTTGTCTCTCCCCATGGCTTGGTGTCATCATCTAACTATTATTCTCCTCAACTCCTCAATCTTATAATTGGATTCCAACCTGGTATCTGCCATTTTCTTGAAGCACTCTTTCTCTTGAGACTGGAAGCTTGAGTAATTCAGTCTCTTGAGAGCAATCTGTATCTTCTCATCCAACTTTCTTTAGTATGTGACCTTTGGATGTTAGAATTCAGATCCTTAGGTCCTTACCCATATTAGAAGCTATTCTGTGGGCTAAAACTTTAAGGAAACCTAAAAGTGTTTTCCCTCCCTTGCCTTTTGTCATCTGACAGAATTTCATTTACTAAAGCAAAAATGTAGCAGAAGAAACTTCAATCACTAAATTGGTGTTCATATCATTTACTTAGGGGTAAGTTTTGATAACTCAATTGGCTATTAAAGGTAGTTTGAAGAACAGATTAGGTCCCTTTTTCCTGTAACTCAGAAATTACAGAGAAAGATGACTCGCAGACTTGTAAGAAAGAAAGTACTGTAATGGATAGATTTCTGGATTTGTAATCAGGAGGATGAGTATATAAATAATTGTATCTAATACTATATGTGTAACTATGGGCAATTCTAAATTTTTGTGagcttttaaaaactttcttaaaATAACCACTAAATGATGTGAGTTATATTCAAGACAAGTGACATAAGTTCCCAAACcagcaaaataatattcatattcttcttcttcttttatgtAAGGAATCCAACCAGAAGATGAAAACTCGGAGCTAATAGAAAATGCAGGGATGTCACAGGCAGTGGCTTCCCTCTTATTAGGTAACTATGTCTCCAAAGCAAGTAATGGAATTGAAGCCCATTTctgctattctttttttaaattgtaaatgAACTTAGAGGGATGAAATAGTATGCAAAGATAAGTAGTGTGTACTTAGTGCTCAGATAAGTAGTGTGATACAAAAGTGACAGTTTGGGGGTAGAaaacagaagacctgggttcaagttaaGGCTTTTCTACTTATTCATACTGTGTATTCATGTTGATATTTTAAACTGAAGCATTCTCAATTGCCTCACCTAAAAATGGAGCTAATGAATTTTTATCTGACTTTCTTCCAAGATTATTGGGaagaccaaataaaataatgaatttggaGTTGTTCTTATACCCACATGTTGGTATTTTTCATTGGTTTTCATTTgtatctgacactttgtgaccctattttgggttttcttggcaaagatattgaagtggtttgccatttcttttccagctcattttacagaagaggaaattgaggcaaacagggtcatgTAACTTGCCAAGGCTCACTCAgctaattgtctgaggccagatttgaattcaggaaaatgagttttcctagTTTCAGGCCCGGCACTTGGCACTTAGCTAccctgtatattatatatatatatatatatgtgtgtgtgtgtgtgtgtgtgtgtgtgtgtgtgtgtgtgtgtgtgtgtgtgtatatgtatattatgttgttataatatatataatataatatacttacataatatagtaaaaatgtaaGTGATTATCCATTACTCTACCAACaacatttttcttcaaaaatggtGCAATTACATTCCAGAGGAGTCCTTAAAAATTTTTCCTACCTCAGTCTGGAGTGAGATAAGTTCATATGACATAGAGCCTAAGGAATGGATCTGAGAAATTCTTACTTCCATGTACTACATACAATCTTACTGTACTTATTTTGTCATGATTTCTTCATATTTGTGCTACCcatattttatatatcatttaaGAAATATCCACTTTTATAGAATTTAAAGTTAGGAGAGTCTTTAGAATCTAGCATAcccctttaattttatagataaggcaacTGAAGCCCACTGAAtagaaaatacttgttcagtAATGTGTAAGTATTAATTAATACAGTTGGAATTCAAACACAGGTATTTTGACTGTAAAttgaatgttctttccattacactgtaGCATTCTCCTTTAACCAACcaatcttctttttttatcttcagcCACAAGCTCCATTATacactctatttttttaaagttccatttcattattattataatttctcaATCATTTtaacatttgtccttttccagTTAGGTAACTCATATCTTGTTCACCAAGATATTTGAAAGATTACTAAAAGGACAGAAACCACCCCTGCTAATGCCTCTAACACCCTAGATTTTAATGTTCTTAGGTCTGCTAATTTAAGTTATTGTGAGCACATAGATGCTGTCTTATAAGATCCTGGTTTATTCTGACTTTCAGttctcttttattcattttttttttaagcaaaacaaTAACTTTTagaattatcatcattatttatgaCCATAATTTAATCAGGCAATTAAAttaacctttattaagtgcctattgcgTCTTATGCTAAACGATAGGAATATAATGGACAAAAGTGGCACTGTTTCTGCCTACTAGGCTCTTTCATTGTAATGAGAGGGATATAATGCCCATATATAAgtctatatgaatatatagaaatatacatacacatatatatcatacatatatgagtgtacatatacacatatacacacgtatatatatgtatgtatgtatatatggtaatTTTGGCATGGAAGGTGTTGCTTGGGGGATCAAGAAGGATTTTATTTAGAAGGTGCTGCTTGAATtaagtcttgaaagaagtcatgGATTCCAACAATTGTAGGTGGGAAGATAGTGTATTTCTGCTATTAGTCACTATCAGTGCAAAAAGTCAACATGAGTTACTAGGTCAGAGAGTAAGAAGAGTAAAGTTTAAGATAGGAATAGGAAAAATGTGAAGAGATTTGAATGcttaaacattttatttgtgaACTGAGAGGTAAGagagagtcactggaatttattcaTCAGAGTACaaacatgatcagatctatgctttcgaaaaatcactttgacaattGAGTTGAAGTTTTGATTAGAGAAGACAGATATTTGAGTCAGAATGATGAAACAGGAGGTTATTATAATTGACCAGGAATGAAGTGATAAGGGCATAAACCTGGGACATGATGCTTACTTATAATTGGAGAGGAAAGAGCAAATTGAAGGCATGTCATGGAGATAGAAACATTTGACAACTGACTGTATGGATGAATCAAGAATAGCCTTCAGCTTGTGTAATGATATTTGTGTCCTCAACATTAAGCTTAGGGTTTTGAGGGAAAAATAGTGATTTCAACCTTGATTATCTTGCGCTTGATTTGTCTATGAAATATCTAGTTCAGAATGTTCAGTAATTAAAATgtctattagattgtgaactccttgagagcaaaaactataatttgcatttctttttgtcCCCAACACTTGTCATATtgtttagaatatagaatgtgcttaattaaaaaaaattattgactgattgattaatgaTATGTAactagaaatgaggagagagactTAATCGCACTCTAGAGATTAGGGAGTCATCTACACTGAGTTTGTAACTGAacacatgggagctgatgaggggaagagagacaCAAGTCAAAAAGAGAggcaaggagagaaaaagaggagagacaaaTAGACAAGCAGAACCACATGCGCACGTGCACtcatacgcacacacacaaagagacacagaaaggGGTAATGCCTAGGACAGAGCTTGTACACTGACAATTAGTGGGAGTGATATGGATGATTAACCAACAAAAGAGTCTGAAAAAAGAATAACGAGACAACTTAGAATGAATCAGGAGAGGATACGGGGTGGAGAGACTGTCCAGGAGAAGAGTCTCAACAGTGTCAAGTATTGCAAAGAGAAAGAGGATGAAGACAGAAAAGCCATTAGATATGATGATTGAGAAATCATTGACAGCTTTGGATTGATCAGGTTCATTTGGCAGGTGAAGTTGGAAGCTAGATTACAGGGGAGTAGAAGAAAAGAGTAAGGAGTAGGGAAATGAAGTCAGTCACTATTGCTTTTTCAGAAAATTAGGGTGAAAGTGTTAGTGGAGATGTAGATTAAAAATTAGTGGGATTTGTAGGAAAATACATGAGTTTTTGAAGTGTGAGGGAGATTTGTGAATATTTGTAGGCAACAAGAatcaatatatagaaatatatagaaaaccaatataaagaaagacaataatgcttagagaagatggagagataagATAAAAGTCAATCTGTCAGATCAATTGGGAGTGCATAGAGTCAGTGGTGTATGCAGAGGGATTGGCCTcaatgagaatgaaagaaatctaaatcaattattaaatatatactatatgctCCAAGCAGTAAGGTAAAGTCCACTTCttcaaaaattataataatagaaataatggaGAATTCAACTGAAAGGTGAAAAAGGAAGCTTTGAATGAATAGCATACTTTTTAGCTAAGTAAATACATGGAAGTACATAAGAGATTGGGAAGTGGAATGCTGTTGCAGACTTAAACAGGGAAGTTCTGAAAAACTTCTGTGGGGAAAGTGAGATAGAGAATTAGAGAGGAGTAAAAGAAGTGCTTTGTTGGCATTAAGTAGCCAGTTGAAATTAGATAACATGAATTCACCTTATCCCATGGTAGCAGCAGAATTCCTATcccttccagtatctttttcTTGTCGTCTAGTTAGCTTTCTGATCTTCAGAATTCTTCACCACTGTTCTTCTCATCACTCATTCATGATGTGATGACTTCTTTGCTATACTTAGAGAGAGTGAAGAAATTTCACAATATGCTCAGGATATGGCAGATGGTCTAGTCTGGAGTGGAAAGCCAAGTAGGAAAGTCTGGAGGAGCAAAATTCAGAGGATATGCAGAGATACAAATTGTAGAGAGACTTGGAGTATAGAaggagttcaaattttaccttttgTGGCATGAATCTCTGAGCACCCCACATTACACTTGTAAGGAATAGGGAGTTATTGAGCAAAGGCATGTTGGCACAAGGGAGTGACATAATCAAAATACTATTTCAGCAAGACTAAGCAACATTCAAGAGAGACTGGGATAGAAAAAGATGAGAGGCAGAGAGGACAGTAAGGAGATTTTTACTGTAAATCGTGGGTCAAATATTGAAGGCCTAAACTAGTAGAGTAGTGATACTGGGAActtaaaggaaaggaggaatgtgAATACGTtctggagaataaaatgaaagaatttggcAACTAATAGGATCCAAAGGTTAATACATTACCAGAATCATAGAGTTCTTTGAGCATAGGGTGACTGAGAAAATGGTGGTAGAATTATTAGATATATGGACATCAAGAGATGGAAGAGATTGATAAAAACAGATTATAAGTTTTAAGTGTTCAAAGTATAACATTCACTGTTATTCAGAAGAAAGTATGATTTTCAAAATAGGATTCCCtccatctctgttttcttttatttatgtgAATATGTTTGTCATTCTCAGAGACACTTTCTCATGATGACAATGGGATCTAATAGAAGTACAGCATCAAAAGATATCCTGGCttataaggatttttttccttcctcttgtaGGACCTCATGCTATCCAGGCAGCTGAACCTCTAAACAAGGTCAAACTCAGTCCTACAGATTTCTACCATGAGctgaaggaagcaaaggaggaagaggtACCATTCTGGATGAATGAGTGTAAAAGGAGAATCAGTCTAATGTTTTTTATTGTATAGAAATATCTCAAGAGCACCCAAATGTTACGGAGAGCTCCCTAATCTATTGGGGTCTATGTCCAGAATTTCTAGTTTATTTCAGTTCCTAGCTCTGATATACatccctgacttccttttctgtttcccaAACAAAAATCATAATCCTGACCCTTCTTGTTACCCTAAGAGCGTGCTTCCcctcatttcatttaaaatatatattgtgtCTACTGTGTGACAGTCTTCCAGGTATTAATGTAGAAagttaattatattatttattttttaaaaacgtttatctaattggaggaaataagagaaagattTACCTAATTGTTCTACAAGGCAGGCTATGGTGATTGCCAGATGGAACATACAATAATAATACAATGGGTTTTCTAGAAGGGAAAGATTCAACTTAGTTCCACCAAATGTTGTCAGCACCTACCTGATATTAGCCATTGTGTgaggttctagggatacaaagataaaattcctgccctcaaggaagctGTTTTCAACTCAGGGTAAGAAATACTGAGGAAGAACGAGCATGAATGACTGGGAGAAAATGTAGGAGGGAAATATGAAGTTAGCCAATAATGGACATGAAGATTCTAAGAATATTCTTGGAAATGGCAGATTCAAAAAAAACGAAAGTGAGGCTATCCTAGTTGGCAAGAAGCTGGCGTTCTTCTAAAGAGATGCAATATGAATGGATTTCATGGACCACTGATAAAATCAGAGGTTCATAcaagaacaataacaacaaaaagagaggtgaagagaagtattaaaaagaaaaaaatcactaataGAAGTGCATGGCATGAAGAGACTAGAGAGCGGAAAGATGACATTCCTGCTCAACTCTTACATAAGCAGAGTtgttctattttttgtttgttaatttgttttgtaAAGGAAAATTATCTTTGGACTAGACGACACATTAAAAGCCTAGcaggaaatttaaagaaaatataaatgctGGAATAATATAAAAGCACTTACTTGTCTTTCAGAAATTCATGTTGCCTTGCCTAGATAATCTATGTCATAGAGTACCAAACTGGGAAATATGATGACTGAGTCATTACTAGTGATCTTTGAATGATTATGAGAAAAAGAATACGGTAGAAGTAAAGAACATACTATTTATCAAGTTTTAAACATAAACAGAAGTTAAAAATCGTAGGTCAATTGCAGCTAGACTTTACTAATTATTAACAAAATTCtagaatctattttttaaaagatagaggTCACAGGGGAAGAGAAAATAGCAATCAAAGAGCCAGCATAGTCATCAATTAAAGCTAATACAAAACAGCctggtttctttttatttttttaaatgacttataAATTAGTAGATGAAGAAAATACTGTATGcccaaaataaaacatttaaaattaaactaaatatAGGTTTGAAGTATGTAAATATTAAGTTCTCTTTTTAACTTTAACAtcttttggggaaggaggggattgATAAAAGCTTGACACTTAGGGAAatgagggaaaatggaaaaggtgaAGTGTTCTAAACAGGAGAAATAAGTATTCTGACATATTGGGAATAGGAGATTACAATAGTAGTATTAGATTAAATGTAGTCTAGTAATGGGCAGATAAGctgtgcagtggatacagtgctggccCTGAAGTAAgtaaggaagttaaaaaaaaaaaaaagattctttttccTCAATTCAAAGTAAGCctaaaacacttactagctgagcaTGTCATTAAACCTTGTTGGCataatctcctcatctgtaaaatgagctgggcaaggacatggaaaaccactccagtatctttgccaagaaaaccccaaatgaggtcatgaagagttggacatgattgaacagcaaAAGCAGAGCCATGCCTACTGAAATTCACCCCCTTCTTACACTATTCCTATAGCAAAAATTAGGCAGAGATCTTATTATCATTTCTTAGGATTATTTAGGTAGCAAAGCAATCTAGTTTGTGGAGGTGAAAGTGAGAAAAGATGTGGCCAGGTCATtccataaacaaacaaacaaataaatataatttcttaCAGATATATTCAGTGATGGAAAAAGTAAACCGTACACGCCTGGCTCTCATCATCTCTAACACTAAATTTGATCACCTAAATGAACGAAATATGGCTCAGTTTGATATTCCGAGAATGAAGGAACTGCTTGACGACCTGGGATATGATGTGGATGTCAAAGAAAACTGTACATCACTGGTAAGGGCTACAAAGCCACAGCACCACTGCCCATGCCTTCCCTTTccctaaaagaaaatgaatcaccagtatctctgccaggggGAACCAGTCTCCTCTCcttgtgtttctttctttctttttttttttttcccatcttatAGGAAAGCTAGGTAATGCAAGGGACAGAATTTATGGCCAATAGTCaggatctgagttgaaatccagccctAGACACTTACAACACTGCTATgagggcaagttatttaacccctgCTTGACTGTTTCCTCCATTATAAGATGGGAGCAATGATACTGGctacttcccagaattgttgtgagcatcaaaggagtttacatttgtaaagtgcttaacacattgCTTGTCACAAAatagctattgttattgttatttcttcTATTCAAATTCTCTTGTCAATTATTCTCATTCATATCACCTGGTTTACTTACCCTAGCCCCTCAGTCAATAATTTTTGAATGTCTTTCAGGAAATGAAGTCAGCGTTGACGAAGTTTGCTGACCTTCCAGAACACCAGTCCTCTGACAGCACCTTTCTTGTGTTCATGTCTCATGGCACCAAAGATGGCATCTTTGGGGTAAAGCATAAGCAGGAAGACCCAGATATCCTGGCCAATGATACCATCTTTGAAATTTTCAACAATAGTAACTGTTATGGACTGAGACATAAACCAAAAGTTATCATTATTCATGGATGTCAAGTAGGTGAGTTTTTTGTTGTATATTATGATAAACATGGCCAGTCATTTATCCAGAGTGACCTTTGAAGGCTAATCTATTCTGTCCCAGGGAGAAAGAAGCAACTGTCTAGGCACAACTCCATGTTATTCTCTAGAAAAGGGAAATTAATAATAGATTCCATTAAACTATATTTACCATGTCTCAGAAGCATCAAGGAGTTACCAAGTTACTTTAC
Proteins encoded:
- the LOC140505346 gene encoding caspase-12-like; this translates as MAEQKKDDDLMNWVKIGAKKLFKHIPDDLTVQGVFNPNQIRNMKEQFSSVRDRSGDLAKIVTDKSDQIGQIIIKRVLEASKLLHSGIQPEDENSELIENAGMSQAVASLLLGPHAIQAAEPLNKVKLSPTDFYHELKEAKEEEIYSVMEKVNRTRLALIISNTKFDHLNERNMAQFDIPRMKELLDDLGYDVDVKENCTSLEMKSALTKFADLPEHQSSDSTFLVFMSHGTKDGIFGVKHKQEDPDILANDTIFEIFNNSNCYGLRHKPKVIIIHGCQVGMVSGQDAAAASAVRGVELFKDDKKKFWEDAVAKEHVEKDFICFHSTTPYDISLEDDQMGSLFINRLIDCFQQYSWCCHVEEVFRKVQKSFETSQDPVQRPIIERLSMTRYFYLFPGI